One window of Leucoraja erinacea ecotype New England chromosome 37, Leri_hhj_1, whole genome shotgun sequence genomic DNA carries:
- the LOC129713911 gene encoding tumor necrosis factor ligand superfamily member 13B-like, whose product MWHVVCRYQLTGNGTCVSDGLLQQFRHKGNFVMKMNTEQETSGHDTQHRVLIYSACVLTSAALMSTYVAVVALHHVLALKGDISSMREELDTYRLHLDRLEALARLNKGQAANWSSSARQVSKRFKKRPSPEDKSKDRMKFRINRSISEGVQQACVQLIASNVQRRVARPSNCHKCVPGRPQQSCRVERRTDTSQNQMETTTVPWILSLKKGSALDKKGNKILVVESGYFLVYSQVWYKDNTFTMGHFIKRNKASIVGNEAPNVILFRCIQNMSACCPNNSCFTAGIAQLEVGDELELVIPRIQAQIALNGDGTFFGAIKLL is encoded by the coding sequence ATGTGGCACGTGGTATGCAGATACCAGCTGACAGGAAATGGTACTTGTGTTTCGGATGGACTATTGCAACAGTTCCGTCATAAAGGGAACTTTGTGATGAAGATGAACACAGAGCAAGAAACGTCTGGCCACGACACACAACATCGAGTCTTGATCTACTCAGCCTGTGTCTTAACCTCGGCAGCTCTGATGTCGACTTACGTGGCAGTGGTAGCTTTACACCACGTCCTTGCACTGAAAGGAGACATCTCGTCGATGAGAGAGGAACTAGATACGTACAGACTCCACCTCGATCGCCTGGAAGCCCTGGCAAGATTAAATAAGGGCCAGGCAGCCAACTGGAGCAGTTCGGCCCGCCAGGTTAGTAAACGTTTCAAGAAGCGACCCTCCCCTGAGGATAAATCAAAAGACAGAATGAAATTTCGGATAAACAGATCGATCTCTGAAGGCGTGCAACAGGCCTGCGTGCAACTGATTGCCTCCAATGTCCAAAGACGGGTCGCCAGGCCAAGTAACTGTCACAAATGTGTACCAGGAAGACCACAACAATCGTGCCGAGTTGAAAGAAGAACTGATACAAGTCAGAACCAAATGGAGACGACTACTGTCCCCTGGATCCTGAGTTTGAAAAAGGGAAGTGCCCTGGACAAGAAGGGTAACAAGATCCTGGTGGTAGAATCCGGTTACTTTCTGGTATACAGCCAAGTGTGGTACAAAGATAATACATTTACCATGGGGCATTTCATCAAAAGAAATAAGGCCAGCATTGTTGGTAATGAGGCGCCCAATGTGATTCTGTTCCGGTGCATACAGAACATGTCTGCTTGCTGCCCAAATAATTCTTGTTTCACTGCTGGCATTGCACAGCTCGAAGTGGGAGATGAGCTTGAACTTGTGATACCACGTATACAAGCACAAATCGCATTAAACGGAGATGGGACATTCTTCGGAGCAATAAAACTGCTGTAA